A portion of the Actomonas aquatica genome contains these proteins:
- a CDS encoding methyl-accepting chemotaxis protein, with amino-acid sequence MSDSASILRELTAICERAANGDLEARVSPAPESAEFAALGGAINHLLDICDAYVRESAAALEHCARGEFHRPILLRGLHGSYRQAAVTINRAAHKMAEDAATIERFAAERREVAQRVTRTTESVNQSAHSLRETATSIQEHVHQSRRLADEVAQSSDAAAQNINAVAAGCQELSICTTEITRRTQESAQFTRSAVDEATRAGTAVSELGGAAREIGSVVDVISKIARQTNLLALNATIEAARAGEHGRSFAVVAGEVKSLSRETAEATGKIADQIKGMQAATANVGKVIGGVGESIQRIDASASAISASVSEQAAAVEEIAQRIAQVSASTTAISQRMADVATSTENLDGVTGGLKSAADQLAVDAGALQQETRGLNAGGDASDSSSRMAA; translated from the coding sequence ATGAGTGACTCCGCTTCCATCCTCCGCGAACTCACCGCCATCTGCGAGCGCGCCGCCAACGGCGACCTCGAGGCGCGCGTTTCGCCCGCCCCCGAGTCGGCCGAATTTGCCGCGCTCGGCGGGGCCATCAATCACCTGCTCGACATCTGCGACGCTTACGTGCGCGAGTCGGCCGCCGCCCTGGAGCATTGCGCCCGCGGTGAGTTTCACCGGCCGATCCTGCTACGTGGCCTCCATGGCTCCTATCGCCAGGCTGCCGTCACGATTAACCGCGCCGCCCACAAGATGGCCGAAGACGCGGCTACCATTGAGCGTTTTGCCGCCGAACGTCGGGAGGTCGCCCAGCGCGTCACCCGCACGACCGAGTCGGTCAACCAGTCCGCCCACAGCCTGCGGGAAACGGCGACCTCGATTCAGGAGCACGTGCACCAGAGCCGTCGCCTCGCCGACGAGGTGGCGCAATCTTCCGATGCCGCCGCGCAGAACATCAACGCGGTCGCGGCCGGTTGCCAGGAGCTGAGCATTTGCACGACCGAGATCACGCGTCGCACCCAGGAATCCGCCCAATTCACCCGCTCTGCGGTCGATGAAGCGACGCGCGCCGGGACGGCCGTCAGCGAGCTCGGGGGCGCCGCCCGCGAGATTGGCTCGGTCGTCGACGTGATCAGCAAGATCGCGCGCCAAACCAACTTACTCGCGCTCAACGCCACCATCGAAGCCGCCCGCGCCGGCGAACACGGCCGCAGTTTTGCGGTGGTCGCTGGCGAAGTGAAATCACTCTCGCGCGAGACCGCCGAAGCGACCGGCAAGATCGCCGACCAGATCAAAGGCATGCAGGCCGCCACCGCCAACGTCGGCAAAGTCATCGGTGGCGTGGGTGAGTCCATCCAGCGCATCGATGCCAGCGCGTCCGCCATCTCGGCCTCGGTGTCCGAACAAGCGGCCGCCGTTGAAGAGATCGCCCAACGCATCGCCCAAGTTTCCGCGTCCACGACTGCGATTTCCCAACGGATGGCCGACGTCGCGACGTCCACCGAGAACCTCGATGGCGTCACCGGCGGGCTCAAATCCGCCGCCGATCAGCTCGCCGTGGATGCCGGTGCCCTGCAGCAGGAAACGCGGGGACTCAACGCCGGGGGCGACGCCTCAGATTCGTCGTCCCGTATGGCCGCTTAA